One genomic region from Anabaena sp. PCC 7108 encodes:
- a CDS encoding LysR family transcriptional regulator: MRLEQLQAFLAIAKTGSFQQAAKQCGVTQSTISRQIQGLEADLGVELFHRSTHAKLTLGGERLLPRVRKICQEWESATQELTDLMGGKQPELCIAAIHSVCAYYLPPVLQKFGHDYPEVQLRVTSLGSDRSLKVLKDGLVDLAIVMHNRFLISGKEMAVEVLYDEPIEVLTAANHPLAKYESIPWLELIRYPQVVFKDGYGMQRLIQDRFEQMEAKLHAALEVNTLDAFRGVVRQGELIALLPHSALIEARYDPTLAVRPLANNSNLADNSSLTRRVVMVTTQDRLQIPPIQHFWQLVKDNIHL, encoded by the coding sequence ATGCGTCTAGAGCAGTTGCAAGCCTTTTTGGCGATCGCTAAAACTGGCAGCTTTCAACAAGCCGCAAAACAATGTGGTGTGACTCAATCAACTATTAGTAGGCAAATTCAGGGACTAGAAGCAGATTTGGGAGTAGAATTATTTCATCGAAGCACCCATGCTAAATTGACGTTAGGGGGTGAACGTTTACTTCCCCGTGTCCGTAAAATTTGCCAAGAATGGGAGTCCGCTACACAAGAATTAACAGATTTAATGGGGGGAAAGCAACCAGAACTATGTATTGCAGCGATTCATTCGGTCTGTGCTTATTACTTACCACCAGTGTTACAAAAGTTTGGTCATGATTATCCAGAAGTACAATTGAGGGTAACATCATTAGGAAGCGATCGCTCTCTCAAAGTTCTCAAAGATGGTTTAGTCGATTTAGCAATTGTCATGCACAATCGCTTTTTAATCTCTGGTAAAGAAATGGCCGTAGAAGTTCTATATGATGAACCCATAGAAGTCTTAACCGCAGCTAATCATCCCCTAGCTAAATATGAATCTATCCCTTGGTTGGAATTAATTCGTTATCCTCAAGTAGTATTTAAAGATGGCTATGGAATGCAACGTCTAATTCAAGATCGATTTGAACAGATGGAAGCTAAACTCCATGCAGCTTTGGAAGTAAATACTTTAGATGCTTTTCGGGGAGTAGTCCGTCAAGGAGAACTCATTGCTTTACTACCTCATTCAGCATTAATAGAAGCCAGATATGATCCTACTCTTGCAGTTCGTCCTCTAGCTAACAATAGCAATTTAGCTGATAATTCGAGTTTAACTCGGCGGGTAGTCATGGTAACAACTCAAGACCGTCTCCAGATTCCCCCAATTCAGCATTTTTGGCAACTCGTCAAGGATAATATTCATTTATAA
- a CDS encoding anthranilate phosphoribosyltransferase family protein produces the protein MTNIFRGFIQKVGSGSHTSENLTRAEAATATKMMLIGEATPVQIGAFLIAHRIKRPTGEELAGMLDAYYQLGPKLQPIAETVIVLGIPYDGRTRTAPINIITALLLAAAGKPVIMHGGNRLPTKYGLPLIDIWQGLGVDWTDLPLEQTQQIFEKTGIGFVYTPKHFPLNQTLWEYRDQLGKRPPLATMELIWSPYAGDAHIIAGFVHPPTEAMFQIALGLRGVTKFTFVKGLEGSCDLPRDRTAIIGLSSQTTSPELERLQLVPREYGFTTKNVPLGTTEELINDMQAVLAGKPVELMQTALWNGSFYLWRSGICPDIRAGMDKASKLFSSGAVAAKLQELKIEFR, from the coding sequence ATGACTAATATATTTAGAGGATTTATCCAAAAAGTAGGTAGTGGCAGTCATACATCAGAAAATTTAACTCGTGCTGAAGCCGCTACTGCTACAAAAATGATGTTAATAGGTGAAGCGACACCAGTACAAATTGGTGCTTTTTTAATTGCTCACCGCATTAAACGTCCCACTGGAGAAGAGTTAGCGGGAATGTTAGATGCTTATTATCAACTTGGTCCGAAGTTGCAACCAATAGCAGAAACTGTCATTGTTTTAGGCATACCCTATGATGGCAGAACCCGCACCGCGCCAATTAATATTATTACAGCTTTATTATTAGCGGCTGCGGGAAAACCTGTGATTATGCACGGGGGGAATCGCTTACCAACAAAATATGGTTTACCTTTAATAGATATTTGGCAAGGTTTAGGAGTCGATTGGACTGATTTACCACTCGAACAAACCCAGCAGATTTTTGAGAAAACAGGAATTGGTTTTGTTTATACACCAAAGCATTTCCCGTTAAATCAAACTTTGTGGGAATATCGTGATCAATTGGGTAAGCGTCCACCATTAGCAACAATGGAGTTAATTTGGTCTCCATACGCTGGGGATGCTCACATCATTGCTGGCTTTGTTCACCCCCCGACAGAAGCAATGTTTCAGATAGCATTGGGCTTGCGTGGAGTAACAAAATTTACTTTTGTCAAGGGTTTAGAAGGTAGCTGTGATTTACCGCGCGATCGCACAGCAATCATCGGACTATCTTCACAAACAACATCCCCAGAATTAGAACGACTCCAACTTGTACCCCGTGAATACGGTTTTACTACCAAAAATGTCCCCCTTGGCACTACCGAAGAACTCATCAACGATATGCAAGCAGTTTTGGCTGGTAAACCAGTTGAACTCATGCAAACAGCTTTATGGAATGGCAGTTTTTACCTTTGGCGAAGTGGGATTTGCCCAGATATTCGTGCTGGGATGGATAAAGCATCCAAGTTATTTAGCAGTGGCGCAGTAGCGGCTAAACTTCAAGAACTAAAAATTGAATTTAGGTAA
- a CDS encoding glutathione binding-like protein: MIDLYYWTTPNGHKITLFLEEVGIPYNVIPVNIGAGDQFKPEFLKISPNNRIPAIIDHQPADGGEPISVFESGAILQYLADKTGKLMPTDIRGRVEVLQWLFWQMGGLGPMAGQNHHFSQYAPEKIDYAINRYVKETGRLYAVLNKRLSDREFIAGDYSIADIASYPWIVPYERQSQKLEDFPHLQRWFEAIKARPATIRAYEKAEAFKNQQISPEQSRDLLFNQSANTVKP; encoded by the coding sequence ATGATTGACCTTTACTATTGGACTACACCCAACGGCCATAAAATTACCCTATTTTTGGAAGAAGTTGGAATACCCTATAACGTTATTCCGGTAAATATTGGTGCAGGAGACCAGTTTAAACCGGAGTTTCTGAAGATTTCTCCCAATAATCGTATTCCTGCAATTATTGATCACCAACCTGCTGATGGTGGTGAACCTATTTCTGTTTTTGAGTCTGGAGCAATTTTACAGTATTTGGCAGACAAAACTGGAAAGTTGATGCCAACAGATATTCGCGGTCGTGTAGAGGTTCTGCAATGGCTGTTTTGGCAGATGGGGGGATTGGGTCCAATGGCAGGACAAAACCATCATTTCAGCCAATATGCCCCGGAAAAAATTGATTACGCCATTAATCGCTATGTCAAGGAAACTGGACGATTATACGCTGTTTTAAATAAACGATTAAGCGATCGTGAATTCATTGCTGGGGATTATTCCATTGCCGATATTGCCAGCTATCCCTGGATTGTACCTTACGAACGACAAAGTCAAAAGCTGGAAGATTTTCCTCATCTACAACGCTGGTTTGAAGCAATTAAAGCCCGTCCAGCAACTATTCGAGCTTATGAGAAAGCTGAGGCTTTCAAAAATCAGCAAATCAGTCCCGAACAATCACGAGATTTGTTATTTAATCAGTCTGCCAATACTGTTAAGCCGTAA